TCCGAGGCCGACGATGCCGAGCGTGCGACCGTAAAGCCCCTGCGCCGCGGAGTACTCCTTCTTGTTCCATGTGCCGGCTCGGAGGTCCGCCACCTGGTCGGGAATGCGGCGGTCGGCGGCGAGGATGAGTCCCCACGCCAACTCGGCGACGGCGATCGAGTTCTTCCCGGGGCAGTTCGCCACGAAGACGCCGCGACGGCTCGCGGCCGCGACATCGATGGTGTCATAGCCGGCGCCCGCGCGCACGATCAGACCCAGCTTGGTTGCGGCGTCGATCGCCTGGGCATTGACCTTTCGACTTCGAACAACGAGCACCTCGGCGCCGCTCTCCGCAAGCGCTGCGCCGAGGCCGTCGGCGGGCAGATCGGGCTTGAGCAGGACCTCGCAGCCGAAGGCCTTGAGAGCGTCGACGGCGGAGGTCTCGAGCTTGTCGGCGATAAGCACGCGGGCCAGTGGAACACCGGCGATGGGAGCCGCGCCGCTGGCGGTCTGGGAGGCGGATGATTGCATCGCGGAAGTGTACCCGCGGCCGCAGGTCGTTCCGAGTCACACGGTCATCATGCCGCGCCGGCGATGCCGTGGGGCGCGTCAGAATGAGTGCATGAAGAGACCGCTGCGAAGCTTCGGATGAAACCAGGTGCTCTTCGGCGGCATGATCTGGTGGGCCTCGGCCACCGCGAGAAGCTCATCCATGCTCGTTGCGAACATGCTGAACGCAACGGCCGCGGCGCCTGAGTCGACCTGCCCCATGAGCTCGGCGGTCCCCACGCTGCCACCCACGAAGCCGATGCGCGCATCGCGCCGCGGATCCTGGATACCGAGGGCGGGCGCAAGGACGAGATCCTGGAGCAGTGAGACATCAAGTCGAGCGACCGCATCGCGACCCTCAAGGTGCTGTGGCGCCGGCTGCCACTGGTACCAGCGACCTCGGTCGGGCCCGGGCTCCGCGCGATGGGCCAGATACACGCAGACCTTGCCGTGGGAGTCGGGATCGGGGTGCACCGTGGGTGTGAGCGAACCGTTGTTCCGCAGGTGCTCGAGGAACGCCTCGGCACTATGCCCGTTCAGGTCCTTCACCACTCGGTGATAGGGGAGGATCACGAGTTGCTCCGCCGGGAAGATCACGGCGGGGAATCGGCGATGCTCCTCGCCCTGACCCGCCGGCGCGCGTCCCTCATCGACTTCGCGCGCCACGCGATCGGCGGCGGCGGAGCGATGGTGGCCATCGGCGACATAGACCACGCCGAGCTCCCGGAAGGCATCGACATACTCGGCGACATGACGCGAACGCCAAAGGCTGTGCGTGACGCCATCACGCGCAACGAAGTGATAGAGCGGACGCTCATTCATGTCCGCTGACAGCAGGGAGTTCAGCGCGTCGGCGCCGCGCGCTGCCAGAAGCACGGGCTCAGCGTGCGTCCGCGTCGTCAGGATGTGCCGAACTCGATCATCTTCCTTGTCGGGTCGCGTCTTCTCGTGAATGCGGATTCGACCGGAGCGGTAATCCTCAACATCCATGCAGGCGACGAGGCCCGCTTGGCGTCGTCCAACCACCGAGAGGCGATAGACATAGAACGACGGCGCATCATCTCGGAGCAGGATGCCCTGATCGCAGAATTCACCGAGCTTCCTGCGGGCGTGCTCGTAGACCGGAGTCGAGTGGGGGTCGATCGATGGATCGAGTTCGATCTCCGATCGGACGACTCGAAGGAACGAGGCAGGGCGACCGTCGGCCAGTGCTCGCGCCTCGGCTGTCGTGACGACATCATAAGGCTCGCATGCCACCTCGGCGGCGCGACTGGCAATGGGGC
The Phycisphaeraceae bacterium genome window above contains:
- a CDS encoding DUF1015 domain-containing protein translates to MIRVHPFPALRPIASRAAEVACEPYDVVTTAEARALADGRPASFLRVVRSEIELDPSIDPHSTPVYEHARRKLGEFCDQGILLRDDAPSFYVYRLSVVGRRQAGLVACMDVEDYRSGRIRIHEKTRPDKEDDRVRHILTTRTHAEPVLLAARGADALNSLLSADMNERPLYHFVARDGVTHSLWRSRHVAEYVDAFRELGVVYVADGHHRSAAADRVAREVDEGRAPAGQGEEHRRFPAVIFPAEQLVILPYHRVVKDLNGHSAEAFLEHLRNNGSLTPTVHPDPDSHGKVCVYLAHRAEPGPDRGRWYQWQPAPQHLEGRDAVARLDVSLLQDLVLAPALGIQDPRRDARIGFVGGSVGTAELMGQVDSGAAAVAFSMFATSMDELLAVAEAHQIMPPKSTWFHPKLRSGLFMHSF